The Amycolatopsis sp. NBC_01480 genome segment TCGCACCCAGGTCCACGGTTGTGGGCGGCGTCGCAGGGGTGTTGTGCGCCACAGTCCCCGCGACGCCGCCCCGAGGTCAGCCGAGCCCCGCGGCGAAGGTCAGCGCTTCGACCAGATCGTCGGCCGCCGTGAGGTGTTCCGGCAGGCCACGGGCATGGAACCAGCCGGCCAGATTGCGCACGTCGCGGGTCAGGAACTCACGCCCGCCGGGGTTCGCCACGAGGTCCACCACCTGGGGCAGATCGATCACCATCAGGTGGCCCTCGTGCACCAGCAGGTTGTACGCCGAAAGGTCACCGTGTGCGACGCCCTGGACGGCCAGCAGCTCCAGCGCGGCGGTCGCCTGGGCCCAGAGGTCGGCCAGCTCGTCCGGCTCCGGGCGGAGCTGGGCGAGCCGGGGCGCCGCCGTGCCGTCGTCGTCACCCAGGAACTCGAGCAGCAGCTCGGTCCCGTTGCGCTGCACCGGGTACGGCACCGGCGCACCGATCGTCCACAAGCGACTCAACGCGGCGAACTCGGCCACCGCCCACTGCTCCGCGATCAGGTTGCGGCCGAACGAGCTGCGGTTGGACATCGCGCGCATCTCGCGGGAGCGGCGCATCCGCCTGCCCTCGAGATACCCGGCGTCACGGTGGAACAGCTTGTGCTCGTCGCTGCGGTAGCGCTTCGCGGCGAGCAGCACGCCGTCCGTGGCGGGCACATTCCGGCGCAGCAGGTGGACGTCGGCCTCCTTGCCGGTCTTGAGCACGCCGAGCTCGGTGTCGACCGCGCCGAGGTCGGTGACGACCCAGTCCGGCCTCGGGTGCGGGCCCTGCTCGGCGCTGTCCCAGGTGGTCCGGCGATCGGCGCCGTCCGGCAGCTCGGGCTCGGCGTAGGCCTCTTCGCGCAACTGGGCGAGGCGGACGCGCTCGCCCTCGGTGAGGCGGCCTCGGCGGGCCGGCCCGGGCTGGCCCTCGAACCGGCGCTCACGGCGGACCGGACCGTCGTCGAAAGAGTCGGAAAAGTCTTGCAAGTCTTCGAAATCGTGCTGACGCACTGGTGGGTTCTCCTAGATCAGGGGGTGCCCCACCGGGCGAGCGCGAAGCTCTAGCCGCGAGGGGCGGGCGGAAGTGGGCAGGACTGCGCCCGGACGTTCTCCACGACGCACCTCCTTGACCTCGGCTCCGCCGGCTCCCTGGCCGGTCCCGGGAAGTCTGGCGGGTGCCCGGGGCTCGCGCAACCGAATTACCGGGACCTAGCCTTCGGCCATGGATTACGACGCGGTGATCGTGGGCGGCGGACACAACGGCCTGGTGGCGGCGGCTTATCTGGCACGAGCGGGCCGCTCGGTCCTGGTGCTGGAGCGGCGGGCCGAGACGGGCGGCGCGGCGGTGTCGTTCCGCGCGTTCGAGGGCGTGGACGTGCGGCTGTCCCGGTATTCGTACCTGGTCAGCCTGCTGCCGCGGAAGATCGTCGAGGACCTGGGGCTCGACATCGAGCTGCGGCGGCGCCGGATGTCGTCCTACACCCCGGCTGGCAATTCGGGTCTCCTTGTCGACACGGGGGACGAGGCGCGCACGGCGGCGGCGTTCCGCGCCGTCACGGGATCCACAAAGGACTTCGACGCCTGGCGCCGGTTCTACGCGCTGGCCGGGAAGGTCGCGGCGACGACGTTCGACACGCTCACCTCGCCGTTGCCCAGCCGCGCCGAGCTGAGGCAGCGGATCGGCGACGACGAGGCGTGGTCGATGTTCTTCGAGCGGCCGATCGGGGAGACGCTCACCGGGCTGTTCGACGACGACACCGTGCGCGGCGTGGTGCTCACCGACGCGCTGATCGGGACTTTCGCCCCGGCGTCGGATGAAGAACTGCGGCAGAACCGCTGCCTGCTGTATCACCTGATCGGCAACGGCACGGGTGACTGGGACGTGCCGGTCGGCGGGATGGGCGCGGTCACCGGCGCGCTGGCGGACGCCGCGCGACGGGCGGGCGCCACGCTTGTCACCGGCGCCGAGGTGCAATCGGTGACGCCTGACGGTTCGGTGCGCTACACGCTCGAAGGCGCGTCACGGGTCGTCTCGGCTGGGCATGTGCTGGCGAACGTCGCGCCGCGCACGCTCGCGCGGTTACTCGGTGAGGAGCCAGGCGAGGCTCCGGAGGGCGCGCAACTGAAGGTCAACATGGTGCTTTCGCGGCTGCCCCGCCTGCGCGACACGACCGTCGACCCGCGCGACGCGTTCGGCGGCACTTTCCACGTCAACGAGACGTTCTCGCAGCTGGAGACCGCGTACGCCGAGGCCGCCGCGGGGCGGATCCCGTCGCTGCCGCCGTGCGAGATCTACTGCCACTCGCTCACGGACCCGTCGATCCTGGGCCCGGCGGAGCGCGCGGCGGGCGTCCAGACGCTCACGCTTTTCGGCCTGCACATGCCGGCGCGCCTGTTCGAGGCGAACAACGACGTGGCCCGGGCCGAAGCCCTGCGCGCGACGCTGGCGTCCCTGAACACCGTCCTGGCCGAGCCGATCGAGGATTGTTTGCTGCGGGATGAGGCCGGGCGCCCGTGCGTCGAGGCGAAGACGCCGCTGGACCTGGAGGCGGAGCTGGGGCTGCCGCGCGGGCACATCTTTCACCGGGATCTGTCGTGGCCGTTCTCGGATTCGGCCGCCGGGACTTGGGGCGTCGAGACGGCGTATCCGCGGGTGTTGCTGTGCGGTGCGGGTGCCGTTCGGGGTGGTGGGGTGAGCGGGATTCCTGGCCACAACGCGGCGATGGCGGTGCTGGCTGGTTGAGCGGTGGCTGGGTCGGATCGGGTGTTGCTGTGCGGTGCGGGTGTCGTCCGGAGCGCCGGGGTGAGCGGGATTCCCGGCCGTGCCGCGGCGAGGGGTGTTGACTGGCTGAGCGCCTGTTGGTGGCGTCGGCTGGTGGTGTCAGCTGGACCGGATCGGGTGCTGTTGTGTGGTGCGGGCGCTGCCCGGGCGCAGTGGGGTGAGCGGGATCTCTGGCCATAAAGCGGCGATGGCAGTGCTGGCCGGTTGAGCGGCGGTTGGTGCTGTTGTGCGGTGCGGGTGCAGTCCGGAGTGGCGGGGTGAGCGGGATCCCTGGCCGTAGTGCGGCGATGGCGGCGTTGGCCAGTTGAGTGTCGGCCGGTGGCTTCGGCTGGTGCTGTCGGCCGTGCCGTGTCGGGTAAAGGTCGACGGCGCGGTGCGGAGCGGGCAATGTGGAGACCATGCGCGTGATCGTGATCGGCAGTGGGATCGGCGGAGCGGCGACGGCGTACCAGCTCGCCGCGCGGGGTGCGGAGGTCGTGGCGGTGGACGCGCCCCGGCCGGGGGTGGCCACCGAGGCGGGCGCCGGGATCGTCAGCCCGTGGACCTCTCGCTGGGACAATCAGATCTACCCGCTGGCGGCCGCCGCGGGGGCGTACTACCCGGAGCTGGCTGCGGCGCTGGCGGAGCAGGGGCAGCAGACGTCGTACGAGGTCGTCGGCGGCATGGTGGTTTCGGAGTCGGCGGCCGAGCTGGACGAGGCCGAGGCGTTGCTGCTCTCGCGTGTCGCGGAGGCGCCCGGAGCGGGCAAGGTCAGCCGCCTCGATCCGGACCAGGCGCGCTCGCTGTTCCCGTTGCTCGCTCCGGATCTCGGCGCCGTCCACCTCTCCGGCGCGGGCCGCGTCGACGGCCGCCGGATCCGCCGGGCCCTGATCGCCGCAGCGAAACAGCGCGGCGCCCGTTTCGTGCGGGCGATGGCCTCCCTGCTGCCGAACGTTCCCGCCATCGTCGGGACGGGCACGGCCGGGCCGGTCGGCGGAACGGGCACAGCCAGGTCGGTCGCTGGGCCGGTTGCCGGGCGAGGCGCGGCCGGGCCGGTCGGCGGGCCGGGCTCGGGTGCTCCGCTCACCACCGCGAACGGCCGATGGCGCGTCACCGCCGGCAGCGAGGAACTGACCGCCGACGCCGTGGTGCTCGCAGCGGGCGCTTGGTCGGCCGCGGTGGCTGAGCGGCTGGGGCTGGTCGTCCCAGTGGCGCCGCAGCGGGGGCAGATCACCCACTTCGAGCTGCCGGGCACCGATACCGCCGCGTGGCCGGTTGTGCTGCCGCGGTCGAGTCATTACCTGCTGTCGTTCCCGGGTGGCCACGTCGTCGCCGGGGCCACCCGCGAGACCGGCTCCGGCTTCGACCACCGCGTGACGGCAGCCGGCCAGCGCGAGGTACTCGACCACGCCCTCGCCGTGGCCCCGGGCCTCGCCGACAGCACCCTCGCCGAAACCCGCATCGGCTTCCGCCCCGCAACCCCCGACACCCTGCCCCTGCTCGGCGCCGTCGACGCCCACCCCGGCCTGTGGCTCGCGACCGGCTTCGGCCCAGCAGGGCTCACCCTCGCGCCATACGCCGGCAAGCTGATCGCCGACCTCGTCCTCGGCGGCGATGTCCCGGCGGACCTGCTCGCGCCTTGCTCGCCTGCCCGCTTCGGCTGACCTCGGCCGGTTGGCCTGTTCGCGCCGTGCCGCCCGGCCGGTTCGGTTGAACTCGGCTGGTTGAGCTGGTTGAGCCGTGTTTGCCCGCCCGGTTCGGTTGAAGCGGGCTGGTGGCCTGGTTGAGCCGTGCTTGCCTGCCTGGTTAGGTTGAACCTCTGATCTGGCCGCGCCGTGCTTGCCTGCCCGGTCCGGCTGAACTCGGCCGGGTGGCCTGGCTGCAGCGTGCTTGCCTGCCGGTTTGGCTGAACCTGGCTTGGTGGCTTGGTTGCGGGTTCTCGCCCGGCCGGTTCAGCTCGACTCGGCCGGTTGGCCTGCGTGCACCGTGCTCGCTCGCCGGTTCAGTTGAACTCGGCCGGGTTGACCGGAGTTTGGAGGCGGGCTGGCCGTTCGCCGGTGATGGCCCGGGTTTCGAGGCGGGCCGCTAGCTGGTGATCGGTCGGGGTGTTGGGGTGGGTCGGCCTCGCGCTGGTGATTGGCCGGGGTGTCGGGCGGTCAGCCGGTGAGGAGTTCCAGGCTGTGGTCGCCGGTGCGCTCGACCGTGAGGCCCGCCTTGGTGATCACCTTCACCAGCTGGTCCACAGTGGACGGTTCGGCCCGGGTGGTGGCCAGGACCGCGGCCAGCCGGCCCTTGTAGGCCTTGTTGAAGTGGCTGACCGTGGTGCGGTTGCCGTGGGCGTCTTCCGTCACTACGCGGACGGTCACCGCGTCCGGGCGCAGTCGTGCGAAGGCCGCGTACGTGCCCGAGCGCAGGTCGACCACCAGGCCGTCGATGCCTTGCAGCACCGGCTCCAGCACTGGCTTCCACAGTCCGCGGACGGTGCCCAGCGCGGGCACGGAGTTGCTGCCCGAAAGCCGGTACGCGGGGATCGGGTCGGTCGCGGAGACCACGCCGAACAGCGCCGACGTCAGGGCCAGGCGGCGCTGCGCCTTTTCCAGGCCTGCGCGGGTGAAGCTCTTCATGTCGAGCGCGTCGTAGAGCACGCCGGTGTAGCGGCGCAGCGCGGGCAGCGTCGGGGAGGTCCAGAGCTGCGCGTTGCGGGTGACCTCGTCGCGCTGGCGTTCGGAGATGCCGAGGGTGGCGAGGCTGGCCGGGACGTCGCGGGCCAGCTCGACGAGCGCGTCCGCGAGCTTGGCCCGCACGGGGTTCAGCTCGGGGAAGGACAGCGCGCCGTGGTCGAGGGGCGGGCCGTCGCCGCCGTCGGCTTTGGTCTCGGAAGGGGGAAGCAGCACCAGCACGAACGCAGCCTAACCGCGGCCCAATCCGGATGCGGCGGCCGCTTCCCCCGGCCTACGCTGCGCCGCATGGACCTCACCTGGCGCCCGCTGACGCTTGACGATTCGGAGCAGCTCGCGGGCCTGTTCGCCGCTGCCCAGGACGTCGACCGGACCGGCGAGCACTACAGCGTCGAAGACCTGCGTGAGGAGCTCGACGCGCCGAACATCGACCTGCCGACCGGCTCGGCCGGCGCGTGGGCGGGGGACCGGCTGGTCAGCTACGCCGCGGTCGGCCGCCGCGACCTCGCCGACCCGGTCGACATGCCGCGCGTCGAGACGCTGACGCACCCGGACTTCCGCACCCGCGAGATCGCGGATCACCTCATGACCTGGTTGCTCGACGCGGGCAAGCACGTGCACGAGCAGTTCTTCCCGCAAGCGCCGCTGGAACTGCACGCGACCGTGCACGAGAACGAGCACTGGTACGCCGGGGCGCTCACCCGCGCGGGTTACCGGCGCGCTCGCACGTTCGTCGAGATGCGCGCCGACCTCGCCGAGCTGCCGTCGATGAAGCCGCTTCCGGAGGGCTACGAAGTGGTGGGCTTCGAGGACCGTTATGACGCCCTCACCCTCGAAGCGCGCAACGAGACCTTCGCCGAGCATTGGGGCAGCGCGCTCCTGTCGCCCGAAGCCTGGCGGCACCGCGTGACGGGTTCGAAAGACTTCCGGGCTGACCTGTCGTACTTGGTCCTCACTCCGTCTCGCGATCGGGTGCTGGCGTTTGTCTTGAGCGCCTTCATCGCTTCCGAAGCCGCGGCCACGGGCGTGCGCGAGCTGTACGTGGAGTACGTCGGTACGCGCGCCGAGCTGCGGGGGCTGGGCATCGCGTCGGCGTTGCTGGGCCACACCCTGGTGCAGGCGCGCGCGAAGGGTTTCGAGAAGTCGGCTCTTTCGGTGGACACGAGCAACTCCGCGCTCGGCGTCTACGAACGGTGCGGCTATCGGGTCGCCGACACCCGCTACGGGTACGTGCTGCCGGTCGGCTGACGGGCTCGCTTGTGGTGGTGCGCCGGGTTTTCGTGCTGTGTCGTCAGTTGACCAGGTTGAGCAGTGGGGTGCCGGTGGCGAAGCGGTGGAGCTGGTCGGCCACCAGTTTCTTGGCGCGGGGGTAGAACGAGGCCGAGCCGCCCGCGATGTGCGGGGTCAGGATCACCCCGTGCACAGTCCACAGTGGATGGTCGGCGGGGAGCGGCTCGGGGTCGACGACGTCGAGGGCCGCGCGCAGGCGTCCGGCGGAGGTCTCGGCGAGCAGGGCGCCGGTGTCGATCGCGGTGCCGCGGCCGACGTTGACGACCAGGGCGTCGTCCGGCAGCGCGGCGAGTTCGGGCGTGCCGATCAGGCCGCGGGTGGCCGGGGTGTCGGGCAGGACGAGCACCACGATGTCGGCCTCGGGCAGCAGCGCGGGCAGCTCGCTGATGCCGTGCACGTCCTCGTCAGGTCGCGGTCGGCTCGCGACGCGCGTGACCACGGCTTCGGCCGCGACCAGCTGCCGCTCGATCGCGCGGCCGATCGAGCCGTACCCGACCAGCAGCACGCGGCTGTCGGCGAGGGAACGGGTGTGCTCACGCTCCCAGGTGCCCGTCGCCTGCTGCGCGAACCACCGGGGCAAATCCCGCTGCGACGCGTGGATCAGCGCCAACGTGTGCTCGGCGACGCTCAGGTCGTGCAGCCCCCGCCCATTCGCCAGGCGGACGCCCTCGGGCAGCAGAGGCAGCAAGGTCTCGACGCCTGCCGACAACGACTGCACCACCTGCAACGACGGCAGCCGGCCGATCAGCTTCGCGGGCTCCGTACCGCTGTCGTAGGGAAGCACGTAGAACTCGACCTCGCTGAGGTCGTCGTCAGGCAGCGCCCCACCTCCGTACCAGGCGGCGGCGAGGCCTTCGGGCACCTCGATGTCGGTCCAGGGCAGCAACACACGCGCAGTCACACCCCCACGCTAATCCGCGACGACTCTCCTACGCGCCAGGGCCTCGCGACCGGCGACGACTTCGGCCACGCCGGGCGGGTTCCGCCAGCGTCGTGGCACACCTCGCCGCCATTCCTCGCTGCCGCCGTCGGCAGCGGGAATGCGCTCCAATGCGGCGTTCGGTGCGCTCAACGCAACCAACGCCGCATTGGGGCGGAACCCGGGCCGGAGCAGCGGACCCCGGCTGGACTCGCGACCAAGATCAATGCCCTCCAGCCTCTGCCACGCAGAACTCGTTGCCCTCAGGATCCGCCAGCACCGTCCACGCCACCCCGGGCTGACGGTGCCGGGCCTGTTCCTCCGCGCCCAAAGCGACCAGACGCCGCACCTCGGCCTCAGGGTCGGCAGTGCTGAAGTCCACGTGCACCCGGTTCTTGCCCGTCCGCGGCTCCGGGACCTGTTGGAACGCCAGCGCTGGCCCACCTCCCGAAGGGCGCGCCAGGATGACGAACGTCCCGTAATCGCCCGCGACGGTGACGTCGAGGGCTGCCGTCCAGAACCCGGCGAGTTCCTGGGGGTTGGTGCAGTCGATGGTGATCATGCCCAGCTCAAGTGCCATGCCTGCGAAGCTAGCCCCCACCACCGACAAAACCGGGGGCCGCGGATAACCCGTTGGAAGGTGGCCATGGGGGTTGACTACGCTGTGCCAAACGTCTAGGCCCGCCCAGCGCAGGGAGTTCTCAGTGATCACCAGGATGTCGTCGTTGTTCCTCCGCACCCTGCGTGAGGACCCGGCGGACGCCGAGGTACCCAGCCACCGGCTGCTGGTACGCGCCGGCTACGTCCGCCGGGTCGCCCCGGGTGGTTACACGTGGCTGCCGCTCGGGTTGCGGGTGCTGCGCCGCATCGAGCACGTGGTGCGCGAAGAGATGAACCAGATGGGCGCGCAGGAGATCCAGTTCCCCGCGCTGCTGCCGAAGGAGCCCTACGAGGCCACCGGCCGCTGGACCGAGTACGGCGACAACCTGTTCCGCCTCAAGGACCGCAAGGGTGCCGACTACCTGCTCGGCCCCACGCACGAGGAGCTGTTCGCGCTCACTGTGAAGGGCGAGTACACCTCCTACAAGGACTATCCCGTCACGCTCTACCAGATCCAGACCAAGTACCGCGACGAGGCGCGCCCCCGCGCCGGGATCCTGCGCGGGCGCGAGTTCGTCATGAAGGACTCCTACTCCTTCGACCTCGACGACGACGGCCTGGCGCGCTCGTACCAGGCGCACCGCGACGCCTACACCCGGCTGTTCGACCGCCTCGGCCTCGAGTACGTCATCGTGGCGGCGACCTCGGGCGCCATGGGCGGTTCGGCGTCGGAGGAGTTCCTGGCCGTCGCGGAGACGGGTGAGGACACCTACGTCCGCAGCACGGAATCCGGGTACGCGGCCAATGTCGAGGCCGTCGTCACGCCCGCGCCCCCCGCGAAGCCGATCGAGGGCCTGCCCGCCGCGCAGGTGCACCACACGCCGAACACGCCGACCATCGAGTCGCTCGTGGCGTTTTTCAACGCCGCCGGCCTCGGGCGCGAGTTCACCGCCGCGGACACGCTGAAGAACGTCATGCTCAAGACGCGCCAGCCCGGCGCGAAGGAGTGGGAGCTGCTCGGCGTCGGCCTGCCGGGCGACCGCGAGGTGGACATGAAGCGCCTCGAAGCGTCGCTGGAGCCCGCCGAGGTCGAGCTGCTCGACGAGGCGGACTTCAAGAAGAACCCGTTCCTCACCAAGGGATACATCGGGCCGAAGTCGCTGAAGGAGAACGGCGTCCGCTACCTCGTCGACCCCCGCGTGGTCGAGGGCACGGCCTGGCTGACCGGCGCCGACCAGGCCGACCACCACGTGCTCGACCTGGTGATGGGCCGCGACTTCACCGCCGACGGCACCATCGAGGCCGCCGAGGTCCGCGAGGGCGACGCCTCGCCCGACGGCCACGGCACCCTGGTCGCTGCGCGCGGCATCGAGATCGGCCACATCTTCCAGCTGGGCCGCAAGTACACCGACACGTTCAGCCTCGACGCGCTCGGCCCCGACTCCAAGCCGATCCGCATCACGATGGGCTCGTACGGGCTGGGCGTCTCGCGCCTCGTCGCGGTGCTCGCCGAGCAGAACTTCGACAAGGACGGCCTGGTCTGGCCGCGCGAGGTGTCGCCGTTCGACGTGCACGTGGTCATCGCGGGCAAGGACGAGACGATCGCGGCCGGCGCGGAGAAGCTGGCTGCCGACCTGGACGCCGCCGGCATCGAGGTGCTGCTCGACGACCGCAAGTCCTCGCCGGGCGTGAAGTTCGCCGACGCCGAGCTGGTCGGCGTGCCGACCATCCTGGTGGTCGGGCGCGGGCTGGCCAACGGACTGGTCGAGGTGAAGGACCGCCGCACCGGCGAGCGCGAGGAGATCGCGGTCGACTCGGTGGTCGACCACCTGGTCAAGCTCGTCCGCTCCTGACCGGGCGCCGCCGGTGTTCGGCCGCGACCGCAAGCGCCGGGACGGCGGCTACCAGGACAACGCCGCCCTGACCGGCTTCGGCGGCTACGAGCCGTCGGACACACCGACAACCGGGTACGGCGAGGTTCGGCCCGAGGCCACGCGGCCAGGCGGGACGGCTTCGGGTGTCGCCGAGCCTTTCGGGCCAGGCGGGACGGCTTCGGGTGTCGCCCAGCCTTTCGGGTCGGGCGGAACGGCTTCGGGTGTCGCCGAACCGTCTGGGCCTGGCGGGACGGCTTCGGGTGTCGCGGAGCCTTTCGGGCCAGGCGGAGCGGCTTCGGGCGCCGAACCTTCCGGGCTGGGCGGAACGGCTTCGGGTGTCGAGCCTTTCGGGCCGGGCGGGACGACTTCGGGCGCCGAACCGTTGCGCGGCAAGGGATTCGGGACGCGCACCGACCCGGCGGGCCGCGCGAATCCCGGCTCGGCCCAGGGTTCTTGGCCCAGCGCCGCGTCGTCCGCCGGGCCTGGCGTCCGGGCCGAGCCCCAGCGGATCCGCCCGCCCGCGAAGCCAGGCCGCAAACGCCGGGGCTCGCGGGTCGCGTGGGTGGTGGTCGTGGTGCTCGGGCTGGGTGCGGCGGCGCTGAACGTCTTCAGCACCGGCAACCACCGCTCCACGCCAAACCGTCCGCCGGTCGGTTACACACCCGAGCCACGGGTGACCGTTCCCGCCGTGGTGGCCGGGTGGCAATCCGTGCCGGGCCGCGATGGCTCGTACGCCTACGACGTGCCGCCGAGCTGGACACCCAAGCCCGGCACGGTGCACGGCTGGGACAAAACCGCCACCGCGCCCGGGATCACGCTCAGCACCAGCGCCTTTGTCGACGAGGGTTTCTGCCCCGGCGTCAGCGGCAGCCGCCGCGGCGGGGCCGGGGTGACGACGGAGCCGACCGGTGACGCGGAGCAGGCCGTCCGCAAGGCCGTCGACGACCTGGCCGTGAGCGCGTACGGCCCCGAATCCGCAAAGACGCCGGAGCCGGCAGAAGACGCCACCCTCCAAATCGGCCAAGCACAAAAGCCGACCCGCATGGTCTTCGCCGACGTCGCGCCAAAGGACGATGACCCGTGCACCTCGAAGCACGTGCTGGTCGGCGCGATCGCCATTTCCGGCCCGGCCTCGTCCGCCGTGCTGGTGGCGTACGCCGACCAGGAAGTGCCGGGAGCCCGCGAGGACCTGACGCGCATCCTGCGCAGCTACCGCGGCGTGCTCGCCTCCGACCGGGCCACCTCGACGCCCGCCACCCGCTGACGTTTGAGGGCCAGCTTCGCGAAGTCCTTCAGCCCGGCATTCGGCAGGTAGGCGCGGCCGAGCGCGATGC includes the following:
- a CDS encoding serine protein kinase RIO; translation: MRQHDFEDLQDFSDSFDDGPVRRERRFEGQPGPARRGRLTEGERVRLAQLREEAYAEPELPDGADRRTTWDSAEQGPHPRPDWVVTDLGAVDTELGVLKTGKEADVHLLRRNVPATDGVLLAAKRYRSDEHKLFHRDAGYLEGRRMRRSREMRAMSNRSSFGRNLIAEQWAVAEFAALSRLWTIGAPVPYPVQRNGTELLLEFLGDDDGTAAPRLAQLRPEPDELADLWAQATAALELLAVQGVAHGDLSAYNLLVHEGHLMVIDLPQVVDLVANPGGREFLTRDVRNLAGWFHARGLPEHLTAADDLVEALTFAAGLG
- a CDS encoding phytoene desaturase family protein yields the protein MDYDAVIVGGGHNGLVAAAYLARAGRSVLVLERRAETGGAAVSFRAFEGVDVRLSRYSYLVSLLPRKIVEDLGLDIELRRRRMSSYTPAGNSGLLVDTGDEARTAAAFRAVTGSTKDFDAWRRFYALAGKVAATTFDTLTSPLPSRAELRQRIGDDEAWSMFFERPIGETLTGLFDDDTVRGVVLTDALIGTFAPASDEELRQNRCLLYHLIGNGTGDWDVPVGGMGAVTGALADAARRAGATLVTGAEVQSVTPDGSVRYTLEGASRVVSAGHVLANVAPRTLARLLGEEPGEAPEGAQLKVNMVLSRLPRLRDTTVDPRDAFGGTFHVNETFSQLETAYAEAAAGRIPSLPPCEIYCHSLTDPSILGPAERAAGVQTLTLFGLHMPARLFEANNDVARAEALRATLASLNTVLAEPIEDCLLRDEAGRPCVEAKTPLDLEAELGLPRGHIFHRDLSWPFSDSAAGTWGVETAYPRVLLCGAGAVRGGGVSGIPGHNAAMAVLAG
- a CDS encoding NAD(P)/FAD-dependent oxidoreductase, with translation MRVIVIGSGIGGAATAYQLAARGAEVVAVDAPRPGVATEAGAGIVSPWTSRWDNQIYPLAAAAGAYYPELAAALAEQGQQTSYEVVGGMVVSESAAELDEAEALLLSRVAEAPGAGKVSRLDPDQARSLFPLLAPDLGAVHLSGAGRVDGRRIRRALIAAAKQRGARFVRAMASLLPNVPAIVGTGTAGPVGGTGTARSVAGPVAGRGAAGPVGGPGSGAPLTTANGRWRVTAGSEELTADAVVLAAGAWSAAVAERLGLVVPVAPQRGQITHFELPGTDTAAWPVVLPRSSHYLLSFPGGHVVAGATRETGSGFDHRVTAAGQREVLDHALAVAPGLADSTLAETRIGFRPATPDTLPLLGAVDAHPGLWLATGFGPAGLTLAPYAGKLIADLVLGGDVPADLLAPCSPARFG
- the yaaA gene encoding peroxide stress protein YaaA codes for the protein MLVLLPPSETKADGGDGPPLDHGALSFPELNPVRAKLADALVELARDVPASLATLGISERQRDEVTRNAQLWTSPTLPALRRYTGVLYDALDMKSFTRAGLEKAQRRLALTSALFGVVSATDPIPAYRLSGSNSVPALGTVRGLWKPVLEPVLQGIDGLVVDLRSGTYAAFARLRPDAVTVRVVTEDAHGNRTTVSHFNKAYKGRLAAVLATTRAEPSTVDQLVKVITKAGLTVERTGDHSLELLTG
- a CDS encoding GNAT family N-acetyltransferase encodes the protein MDLTWRPLTLDDSEQLAGLFAAAQDVDRTGEHYSVEDLREELDAPNIDLPTGSAGAWAGDRLVSYAAVGRRDLADPVDMPRVETLTHPDFRTREIADHLMTWLLDAGKHVHEQFFPQAPLELHATVHENEHWYAGALTRAGYRRARTFVEMRADLAELPSMKPLPEGYEVVGFEDRYDALTLEARNETFAEHWGSALLSPEAWRHRVTGSKDFRADLSYLVLTPSRDRVLAFVLSAFIASEAAATGVRELYVEYVGTRAELRGLGIASALLGHTLVQARAKGFEKSALSVDTSNSALGVYERCGYRVADTRYGYVLPVG
- a CDS encoding 2-hydroxyacid dehydrogenase, which gives rise to MTARVLLPWTDIEVPEGLAAAWYGGGALPDDDLSEVEFYVLPYDSGTEPAKLIGRLPSLQVVQSLSAGVETLLPLLPEGVRLANGRGLHDLSVAEHTLALIHASQRDLPRWFAQQATGTWEREHTRSLADSRVLLVGYGSIGRAIERQLVAAEAVVTRVASRPRPDEDVHGISELPALLPEADIVVLVLPDTPATRGLIGTPELAALPDDALVVNVGRGTAIDTGALLAETSAGRLRAALDVVDPEPLPADHPLWTVHGVILTPHIAGGSASFYPRAKKLVADQLHRFATGTPLLNLVN
- a CDS encoding VOC family protein produces the protein MALELGMITIDCTNPQELAGFWTAALDVTVAGDYGTFVILARPSGGGPALAFQQVPEPRTGKNRVHVDFSTADPEAEVRRLVALGAEEQARHRQPGVAWTVLADPEGNEFCVAEAGGH
- a CDS encoding proline--tRNA ligase, translated to MITRMSSLFLRTLREDPADAEVPSHRLLVRAGYVRRVAPGGYTWLPLGLRVLRRIEHVVREEMNQMGAQEIQFPALLPKEPYEATGRWTEYGDNLFRLKDRKGADYLLGPTHEELFALTVKGEYTSYKDYPVTLYQIQTKYRDEARPRAGILRGREFVMKDSYSFDLDDDGLARSYQAHRDAYTRLFDRLGLEYVIVAATSGAMGGSASEEFLAVAETGEDTYVRSTESGYAANVEAVVTPAPPAKPIEGLPAAQVHHTPNTPTIESLVAFFNAAGLGREFTAADTLKNVMLKTRQPGAKEWELLGVGLPGDREVDMKRLEASLEPAEVELLDEADFKKNPFLTKGYIGPKSLKENGVRYLVDPRVVEGTAWLTGADQADHHVLDLVMGRDFTADGTIEAAEVREGDASPDGHGTLVAARGIEIGHIFQLGRKYTDTFSLDALGPDSKPIRITMGSYGLGVSRLVAVLAEQNFDKDGLVWPREVSPFDVHVVIAGKDETIAAGAEKLAADLDAAGIEVLLDDRKSSPGVKFADAELVGVPTILVVGRGLANGLVEVKDRRTGEREEIAVDSVVDHLVKLVRS